The DNA window TAATTAGCTTAATTAAGGATTTATCATTCTTTCAACTAGTGTTGATTATCACATTAATCTGGCGTGGGAATTTTAGGAAAGCACCTGTCGGAGCTATGCAGAGCTGAGTACCCACGACATGTCAAGTATTGCCTGTGGTTGCTAGCAGAGATAGCTGTCATGGCTGCCGATATCCCCGAAGGCATGATTTTCTAactctattattttaaattaatcttggATACTAATATATGTCATTAGTTGTTGTTGAATGCTATTTTGAGACACATATACATctcagttttggttttattcTCCACTTTTAGACTGTTAAAACAAACGAGTTGAATTGCAACCGATCAGTAATTAGAGAATAGCTAATAGATTTCTAACGTAGAATTTCCTATTTTCTTTACAGTGATTGGGACAGCTTTTGCCCTAAACATATTGTTTAATATCCCAGTATGGTCTGGAGTTCTATGCACTGGTTGTAGCACTCTGCTACTCCTCGGCCTGCAGAAATATGGTGTAAGTTATATcattaacaaatatatacaaaCTATAGTGGTGGTTTTATTTCTAGCCTTTATTCTTGGCATGTCAAGTCTTGAGTCTTCATGAGTTCTTGGCTGTATATGCATTTGTGGTTTCAATACACGAATGTAAAGTAAAAATGTTTATGGTTACATGTGTGCTTTTCCTATTTTTAgtgctttaattattattttgtcagTCAACTATTCCAGCTCAAGCTTTGTTcctatccaaaacaaaaatggttTATAGTTTATTATTACAACACAACTACAGGTAAAACAAGTTGTCTTCCCTGTAATCTGCAAAGCTTCTCGTTATCATTGGCACCAAAAGATTAATCAATTGATGAAAGGTTCTTACAGgtcttgaagaagaaaattaaattgcatTTCTACTCTCTTCTGAGATTttctttcttaagaaaaaattactttgtGTCCAGGTGAGGAAGCTAGAGCTGTTAATAGCAGTGCTCGTGTTTGTTATGGCAGCATGTTTCTTTGGAGAAATGAGATATGTAAAGCCTCCTGCAACTGATGTGCTTAAGGGCATGTTTATCCCCAAGCTGTCAGGCCAAGGATCCACTGGCGATGCCATTGCCCTACTCGGTGCCCTTGTCATGCCGTAAATTCGATCCTCAAATATGACtacattattataatataatgtcCAAGTTTTTCAACTAATGGCtctattttaatgataaatcactCACTTGTCTGTTTTCTCTAACAGGCACAATCTCTTTCTCCACTCTGCCCTTGTTCTGTCTAGGAAAACACCAAACTCTGTCCGTGGCATTAACGTAAGCCAAACAACGAAACAGTATTATCTTGTAGAGACATTTGTTAAGGTCGGCTCAGGTTTGTTCACCTGAGATCGACATGTGAACATATAATTAGTAAATTCAGTTTACtcttactatttttattatactaaATATTTTGCTTCTTCATCTTACAGGATGCTTGTCGCTATTTCCTGATAGAGAGTGGGCTCGCGCTGTTTGTAGCATTTTTAATCAATCTCGCAGTCATCTCCGTATCTGGGACTGTTTGCTCAGCTCAAAATCTATCATCTGAAAATGCGGATCGATGTGGAGATCTCACCCTTAACTCTGCTTCCTTCCTTCTTCAGGTTAAAATCGCATAAAAAGAATGGTTACCGATACTCATGTTCAAGTGTTAAGTTCTTACAAATAACTCTTATTTTGATTCTGGTTTGGTTTCACAGAATGTGTTGGGAAAATCAAGCTCAAAAATTTATGCCATTGCTGTATTAGCTTCAGGGCAGAGCTCCACTATCACGGGCACTTACGCAGGACAATACATCATGGAGGTCTCTatcgacaaaaataaataaattaaaacccaaGTATTTGAGCTTGACTATTCAGAATTTCTTTAGATGGTAAATAAATTACTTTCCGGCGGTGTAATTTTCAGGGTTTCTTGGAACTTAGGATGAGAAAATGGATTAGGAACCTAGTGACTAGATGCATTGCCATTACACCTAGTCTTATTGTCTCCATTATCGGTGGATCGTCAGGCGCGGGTCGACTAATCATCATTGCATCGGTTAGAAAAACTGATTACGTCAAACTAATctagttttgtatttatttatatccattttcaaatgtaattaattgtcaCAATATTTCATTTGGCTCTGCAGATGATTCTTTCTTTTGAACTGCCGTTCGCTCTTATCCCACTTCTTAAATTCAGTAGCAGCACCACCAAGATGGGGCCACACAAGAACTCAATCtatgtaagttattattattattttttaaaagtgcaagttgtactttatttaatttattttaacttcttAATTACTTAGAACTACAGTGTAAACCGACCtgctaaataaattaaatttcttttttacataaattaagATTCAACAActtcttaatatttatatactAATCATTTTCCTTGTTGTGAACGCAGATTATAGTGTTATCATGGATTCTGGGTCTGGGAATTATTGGCATCAACATTTATTATCTAAGCACAGGCTTTGTGGGTTGGCTAATTGACAACAATCTACCAAAAGTTGCGAACGTTTTCATTGGAATTATAGTATTTCCTCTGATGGCAATCTATATCCTTGCAGTAATCTATTTAACCTTCAGAAAGGACACTGTGGTGACTTTTATGGAGCCAAATAAGAATGACCCCCAGCAACAAACTAACATGGAGAACGGACTAGCCAAATCTACCGAGGGCCCGGAGATGGTGGATCGTGCACCATATAGAGAGGATTTAGCTGATATCCCTCTGCCAGAATAGAGGGTGTTCAGAGCTAGAAATCCAGGTTCCTTCGTTACTGCATGACAAGACACAACTCGTAAAATCGGGGTTAAAAATGATGTGTTATATGAAGCCTTCTTGTTGAGTTGAAGTTACAAGTCTTACTAATACTTCATCGCACCCCTTTTTGGGTCCAAAAATAGCAGGACTCCTCGCCTGTAAATTTTATGGAATGCTCTTGAAGTTGtaatgttgaattttatttcgGTAAAAATGGATCGAGGCCATTATCATTGCCTTGAACAGTCAAGTAGTTTCGGGTCGCGATCAGATATGGAAGtgtaagtttttgttttcttctgtcTCCGTACAATATTGAGGTTTCCTTGATTTGACCTCAGAATAAGATCTTCTCCCATATCTAACAGTTCAAGTGAGGTAGCTCGTCTATGGTTTCTCTGGAGGCGTCATTGCATTATTATAAGGGACTCCCTAGGAATctctaaatttgataaaaacttATCTCAGATTGCAAACGTTTAGCTAAAACTTGATAGAGGCCATGTTCGTGTTCAATTGCAGAGGACATTCTGTTAAGATTTAAAAAGTGTAATTCAACCTGCATAATCTCATTTAAAATATACAGAATTCCTAGCAATTTTCCCAGAGAAAATGTTCTTCctgttttcctttaatttctcCCTGGCTCTTTTTCATTAAACCTTTTcctgtttttcctttcaatccTAATTAATCTAGTTTCGGAAGGCATGAAAGAgttgaaaagaaatgaattgaGAAAAAACTTAGACTttgtacataattttttttaaaaaaataaaagaaacaaagaaaga is part of the Populus trichocarpa isolate Nisqually-1 chromosome 2, P.trichocarpa_v4.1, whole genome shotgun sequence genome and encodes:
- the LOC18096210 gene encoding metal transporter Nramp5, which encodes MAGIQQQQLVNDTLPASWDGSSKRTAAVNVEGHPRPYIDHELKDPSHQKSGWRKFLSYVGPGFLVSLAYLDPGNLETDLQAGANHGYELLWVVLVGLIFALTIQSLAANLGVSTGKHLSELCRAEYPRHVKYCLWLLAEIAVMAADIPEVIGTAFALNILFNIPVWSGVLCTGCSTLLLLGLQKYGVRKLELLIAVLVFVMAACFFGEMRYVKPPATDVLKGMFIPKLSGQGSTGDAIALLGALVMPHNLFLHSALVLSRKTPNSVRGINDACRYFLIESGLALFVAFLINLAVISVSGTVCSAQNLSSENADRCGDLTLNSASFLLQNVLGKSSSKIYAIAVLASGQSSTITGTYAGQYIMEGFLELRMRKWIRNLVTRCIAITPSLIVSIIGGSSGAGRLIIIASMILSFELPFALIPLLKFSSSTTKMGPHKNSIYIIVLSWILGLGIIGINIYYLSTGFVGWLIDNNLPKVANVFIGIIVFPLMAIYILAVIYLTFRKDTVVTFMEPNKNDPQQQTNMENGLAKSTEGPEMVDRAPYREDLADIPLPE